From Triticum urartu cultivar G1812 chromosome 2, Tu2.1, whole genome shotgun sequence, a single genomic window includes:
- the LOC125534668 gene encoding 26S proteasome non-ATPase regulatory subunit 14 homolog, with translation MDDNMLAGLLAGAGLPARPPGGDTPLPDSSEQIYIAPVALLKMLKHARAGVPMEVMGLMLGEFVDEYTVTVVDVFAMPQSGTGVSVEAVDHAFQTNMMDMLRQTGRPEMVVGWYHSHPGFGCWLSATDVQTQLSFEQLNPRAVAVVLDPIQSVRGKVVMDAFRLINPAAMLTGHEPRQTTSNVGGTVRPSMEARVHGLGVRYYSLAIGHRQNEVEERMLACLNRKRWSDGFVLQRFEDAENAGAVSGMRDLAVQYDAQVREEDVTPPERLAVVRAGRPDAKKQLGERAEAAMSGNIVQTLGMMLDTVTF, from the exons ATGGACGATAACATGCTTGCTGGCCTGCTGGCGGGCGCCGGCCTCCCCGCGCGGCCGCCGGGCGGCGACACGCCGCTCCCCGACTCGTCGGAGCAGATCTACATCGCCCCCGTCGCGCTCCTCAAGATGCTCAAGCACG CGCGCGCCGGGGTGCCGATGGAGGTGATGGGGCTGATGCTGGGGGAGTTCGTGGACGAGTACACGGTGACGGTGGTGGACGTGTTCGCGATGCCGCAGAGCGGCACGGGCGTGAGCGTGGAGGCCGTGGACCACGCCTTCCAGACCAACATGATGGACATGCTGCGGCAGACGGGGCGGCCGGAGATGGTGGTGGGCTGGTACCACTCCCACCCGGGCTTCGGCTGCTGGCTGTCGGCCACCGACGTGCAGACGCAGCTGAGCTTCGAGCAGCTCAACCCGCGCGCCGTCGCCGTCGTGCTCGACCCCATCCAGAGCGTCAGGGGCAAGGTGGTCATGGACGCCTTCCGCCTCATCAACCCGGCGGCGATGCTCACGGGCCACGAGCCGCGCCAGACCACCTCCAACGTCGGCGGCACCGTGCGCCCCTCCATGGAGGCGCGCGTCCACGGCCTCGGCGTGCGCTACTACTCGCTCGCCATCGGGCACCGCCAGAACGAGGTCGAGGAGCGCATGCTCGCCTGCCTCAACCGCAAGCGCTGGTCCGACGGGTTCGTCCTGCAGAGGTTCGAGGACGCCGAGAACGCCGGCGCCGTGAGCGGGATGCGGGACCTCGCGGTGCAGTACGACGCGCAGGTCAGGGAGGAGGACGTGACGCCGCCGGAGAGGCTGGCCGTGGTGAGGGCGGGCAGGCCGgacgccaagaagcagctcgGGGAGAGAGCCGAGGCCGCCATGTCCGGCAACATCGTGCAGACGCTGGGCATGATGCTCGACACGGTCACCTTCTAG
- the LOC125538636 gene encoding probable serine/threonine-protein kinase PBL17 — MHRWLIGSCGDMRPPRRRIQEPQVQEEPRPRRCTSSPPKLRKTSSEPIMLSLPKDLAEFRAMSVYGNLKLFTYDQLRRATGDFSPTQIIGEGGFGVVYKGVIGAVVVAVKRLNPDGIQGDREWLTEVSCLGQYSHPNLVELIGYCCDDDHRLLVYEFMAKGSLENHLFRRACTLSWTTRVRIALDVARGLAFLHGAARPIIYRDFKTSNILLDADFGAKLSDFGLAKEGPVGGKTHVSTRVMGTYGYAAPEYMATGHLTAMSDVYGFGVVLLEMLVGRRALEPSRAGRAGNLVDWARPILIRGSKLEKIVDARMAQQGAYSARALERVARLAYDCLSQNPKVRPAMSRVVLVLEAALAMPPEEEGDGDGGRSSGDASPTPAR, encoded by the exons ATGCACCGGTGGCTCATCGGCAGCTGCGGCGACATGcgcccgccccgccgccgcatcCAGGAACCGCAAGTCCAAG AGGAGCCTCGGCCGCGTCGGTGCACGTCGTCGCCGCCGAAGCTGAGGAAGACGAGCTCGGAGCCGATTATGCTCTCCCTGCCCAAGGACCTGGCGGAGTTTCGGGCGATGTCGGTGTACGGGAACCTCAAGCTCTTCACGTACGACCAGCTCAGGCGGGCCACCGGCGACTTCAGCCCCACGCAGATCATTGGCGAGGGCGGCTTCGGCGTCGTCTACAAGGGGGTCATTGGCGCTGTGGTGGTCGCCGTCAAGCGGCTCAACCCGGACGGCATTCAGGGCGACCGCGAGTGGCTG ACCGAGGTGAGTTGCCTGGGGCAGTACAGCCACCCGAACCTGGTGGAGCTCATCGGCTACTGCTGCGACGACGACCACCGGCTGCTGGTGTACGAGTTCATGGCCAAGGGCAGCCTCGAGAACCACCTCTTCCGAC GCGCGTGCACCCTGTCATGGACAACCCGGGTGAGGATCGCGCTGGACGTGGCGAGGGGGCTGGCGTTCCTCCACGGCGCGGCGCGGCCCATCATCTACCGCGACTtcaaaacctccaacatcctcCTCGACGCCGACTTCGGCGCGAAGCTGTCAGACTTCGGGCTGGCCAAGGAGGGGCCGGTGGGCGGGAAGACGCACGTGTCCACCCGGGTGATGGGCACCTACGGCTACGCGGCGCCGGAGTACATGGCGACGGGGCACCTCACGGCGATGAGCGACGTGTACGGCTTCGGCGTTGTGCTGCTGGAGATGCTGGTGGGGCGGCGCGCGCTGGAGCCGAGCCGGGCGGGGAGGGCGGGCAACCTGGTGGACTGGGCGCGCCCGATCCTCATCCGGGGCAGCAAGCTGGAGAAGATCGTGGACGCCCGGATGGCGCAGCAGGGCGCCTACTCGGCGCGCGCGCTGGAGCGGGTGGCGCGGCTGGCGTACGACTGCCTCAGCCAGAACCCCAAGGTGCGGCCCGCCATGAGCCGGGTCGTGCTCGTGCTCGAGGCCGCGCTCGCCATGCCGCCGGAGGAGGAGGGCGACGGCGATGGAGGCCGTAGCAGCGGCGACGCCTCCCCGACTCCGGCCCGGTGA
- the LOC125540530 gene encoding protein APEM9-like, translated as MGTSAAEGTDLWKQIDDAECYLVSGSFDQAVLTALSVSDQIRAANRERVWDDDELLEMLELVGIVLVQALKELRRTTEMFVQLKAMYGSVASIPVKVFLTGATMLMAEGSGPDLRPIFEDFLAKWRYTDDQVYVLNGEQEITSNGLIVTSTMTTEEYLEVVELYTVTFLSIASHEPENAISWVKKAELIEQDRQELLEKLNGLQAAGNEKSSTATGAKQSAERNLSASEKSPTPATHEDAPTSTTRAPNVKTNGLPKYIEPSLQRVPNNFDPMFWWFHSVRVKFGRMHIVLPSGKLMLLFSLLFSTVYVLRRKGAGLKRAVFQHASSLRRAFLDALQLAFSVQMNPLAAVQQTPQAPRGSW; from the exons ATGGGGACCTCAGCGGCCGAGGGAACGGATCTCTGGAAGCAAATAGACGACGCCGAGTG CTATCTGGTCAGCGGATCGTTCGACCAAGCGGTTTTGACTGCATTGTCTGTGTCTGATCAAATTCGAGCGGCCAATAGAGAAAGAGTATGGGATGATGATGAACTTTTGGAGATGCTCGAATTAGTTGGCATTGTACTCGTTCAAGCACTTAAAGAGCTCAGAAG GACAACTGAGATGTTTGTTCAGCTTAAAGCTATGTATGGTTCAGTGGCATCAATACCGGTGAAGGTTTTCCTGACAGG GGCTACCATGCTAATGGCAGAAGGTTCTGGGCCTGACCTTCGACCAATTTTTGAGGACTTCCTTGCTAAATGGAGATACACAGATGATCAAGTTTATGTTTTGAATGGAGAACAGGAAATAACTTCGAATGGTCTTATTGTTACATCAACTATGACAACTGAAGAGTATTTGGAGGTGGTGGAATTGTATACAGTTACATTCCTTAGCATTGCCTCTCATGAGCCTGAAAATGCCATCTCATGGGTAAAAAAGGCAGAATTGATTGAGCAAGATCGACAG GAGCTGCTAGAAAAACTTAATGGACTTCAAGCAGCTGGAAATGAAAAGTCATCCACTGCTACAGGAGCAAAACAATCAGCAGAGAGGAACCTTTCCGCTTCTGAGAAAAGCCCAACACCAGCAACCCATGAGGATGCTCCGACAAGCACCACACGTGCACCCAATGTGAAAACAAATGGCTTACCAAAGTACATTGAGCCTTCCCTTCAGCGCGTCCCAAATAACTTTGATCCCATGTTTTGGTGGTTCCATTCGGTGCGCGTAAAGTTTGGCAGAATGCATATTGTTCTACCAAGTGGTAAGCTAATGCTTCTGTTCTCGCTGCTGTTCTCGACAGTCTACGTTCTACGGAGGAAAGGCGCCGGCTTGAAGAG GGCGGTGTTCCAACACGCTTCGTCCCTGCGACGGGCGTTCCTCGATGCCCTCCAGCTTGCATTCTCCGTCCAGATGAACCCGCTAGCGGCTGTTCAACAGACGCCGCAGGCCCCTCGAGGAAGCTGGTGA